A genomic region of Rhipicephalus sanguineus isolate Rsan-2018 chromosome 3, BIME_Rsan_1.4, whole genome shotgun sequence contains the following coding sequences:
- the LOC119385911 gene encoding forkhead box protein D1 — translation MCASSADASSCAQLTGMRGPAEPVGPGSAMQVFGTTAHPPPSFVEYQRLQLFDYSQASRLRIVQPGLLGAYAGAFGPYAPPPGAESLFGFPPFFRFDPRSRFVQEEPKPQHSYIGLIAMAILSSAEKKMVLSDIYQYILDNYPYFRNRGPGWRNSIRHNLSLNDCFVKAGRSANGKGHYWAIHPANVDDFKKGDFRRRKAQRKVRRHMGLSVPDDDDSPTPTPPPPQPPALQPPVEAQHTATATIWGEDGTAAGLTHKLSVTFKRRQFDVESLLAPDPSPLELRSQQQQPPKHCGPWPLPPAGCPLESIGLQGAWSGQPQSLLAIHQERLSLFRAQQQEQMLQRWCPLQDPRSSPSVSDTETDKLNAPP, via the coding sequence ATGTGCGCCAGCTCGGCCGACGCCTCCTCGTGCGCCCAGCTGACAGGCATGAGGGGACCAGCGGAGCCCGTTGGACCTGGCAGCGCGATGCAAGTGTTCGGCACGACGGCGCATCCACCGCCCTCGTTCGTCGAGTACCAGCGACTGCAACTGTTCGACTACAGCCAGGCCAGCCGGCTGCGCATCGTGCAGCCGGGTCTCCTAGGCGCTTACGCCGGTGCCTTCGGCCCGTACGCGCCACCTCCTGGAGCCGAGAGCCTGTTCGGCTTCCCGCCTTTCTTCCGGTTCGACCCGAGGTCTCGGTTCGTCCAGGAAGAGCCCAAGCCTCAGCACAGCTACATCGGGCTCATAGCGATGGCCATCCTCAGCTCGGCGGAGAAGAAGATGGTGCTGAGCGACATCTACCAGTACATACTGGACAACTACCCGTACTTCCGGAACCGGGGTCCCGGCTGGCGAAACTCGATCCGCCACAACCTGTCGCTCAACGACTGCTTCGTCAAGGCCGGCCGCAGCGCCAACGGCAAGGGCCACTACTGGGCCATCCACCCGGCCAACGTGGACGACTTCAAGAAGGGCGACTTCCGACGCCGCAAGGCTCAGCGTAAAGTGCGCAGACACATGGGTCTCTCGGTgcccgacgacgacgacagcccAACGCCGACGCCGCCCCCTCCCCAACCTCCCGCGCTCCAACCTCCGGTCGAAGCGCAGCACACAGCGACCGCCACCATCTGGGGCGAGGACGGCACGGCCGCGGGCCTGACGCACAAGCTGTCGGTGACTTTCAAGAGACGCCAGTTCGACGTCGAGAGTCTTCTGGCGCCGGACCCGTCGCCGCTTGAACTGCGTTCGCAGCAGCAACAGCCGCCGAAGCACTGCGGTCCGTGGCCCTTGCCGCCCGCCGGCTGTCCGCTGGAATCCATAGGACTTCAGGGCGCGTGGTCAGGACAACCGCAGTCTTTGCTAGCCATTCACCAGGAGCGCCTGTCACTTTTCAGAGCGCAGCAGCAGGAGCAAATGCTTCAACGCTGGTGTCCTCTGCAAGACCCACGCTCGTCACCCTCCGTTTCGGACACCGAAACAGACAAGCTGAACGCTCCACCTTGA